One Rhizobium sp. NRK18 genomic window carries:
- a CDS encoding CpaF family protein — MFGKRGNEGFGKAGTGIGTIARPSVPEKAAVPPSVAPPPSAAAPQTPPAESPAPAPARPGVLDAGPIAERGKIAPPPLQRKKTARNEDYYDTKSQVFSALIDTIDLSQLAKLDSESAREEIRDIVNDIITIKNFAMSISEQEELLEDICNDVLGYGPLEPLLARDDIADIMVNGAGQTFIEVGGKTIESEIRFRDNAQLLSVCQRIVSQVGRRVDESSPICDARLPDGSRVNVIAPPLAIDGPALTIRKFKKDKLNLDQLVKFGAITQEGAVLLQIIGRVRCNVVISGGTGSGKTTLLNCLTAYIDTDERVITCEDTAELQLQQPHVVRLETRPPNIEGEGEITMRDLVKNCLRMRPERIIVGEVRGPEVFDLLQAMNTGHDGSMGTIHANTPRECLSRMESMIAMGGFSLPAKTVREIISGSVDVIIQAARLRDGSRRITHITEVVGMEGDVIVTQDLMVYDMEGEDANGRIIGRHKSTGIGKPNFWDRARYYNEERRLAAALDAMAQ; from the coding sequence ATGTTTGGCAAGCGAGGAAATGAGGGATTTGGCAAGGCGGGTACCGGCATCGGTACGATCGCCCGGCCATCCGTTCCCGAAAAGGCCGCGGTTCCCCCCTCCGTCGCTCCGCCGCCCTCTGCCGCAGCACCGCAAACGCCGCCTGCCGAAAGCCCTGCACCTGCACCGGCGAGGCCTGGCGTGCTGGACGCCGGCCCGATCGCAGAGCGCGGCAAGATCGCGCCGCCGCCTCTTCAGCGAAAGAAGACAGCCCGCAACGAAGATTACTACGATACCAAGTCGCAGGTCTTCTCGGCGCTGATCGACACCATCGACTTGTCGCAGCTCGCCAAGCTCGACAGCGAAAGCGCACGCGAGGAAATTCGCGATATCGTCAACGATATCATCACGATCAAGAATTTCGCGATGTCGATTTCCGAGCAGGAAGAACTGCTCGAGGATATCTGCAACGACGTGCTTGGCTACGGTCCGCTGGAGCCGCTGCTGGCCCGTGACGACATCGCCGACATCATGGTCAATGGCGCCGGCCAGACCTTCATCGAAGTCGGTGGCAAGACGATCGAGTCGGAAATCCGCTTCCGCGACAATGCGCAGCTGCTGTCCGTCTGCCAGCGTATCGTCAGCCAGGTCGGCCGCCGCGTCGACGAATCGAGCCCTATCTGCGACGCCCGCTTGCCCGACGGTTCGCGTGTCAACGTCATCGCCCCGCCGCTGGCAATCGACGGCCCGGCGCTCACCATTCGTAAGTTCAAGAAAGACAAGCTCAATCTCGACCAGCTGGTGAAATTCGGTGCCATCACCCAGGAAGGTGCCGTGCTGCTCCAGATCATCGGCCGGGTGCGCTGCAACGTCGTCATTTCCGGTGGTACGGGCTCGGGTAAGACGACTCTTCTGAACTGCCTCACCGCCTACATCGACACCGACGAACGCGTCATCACCTGCGAGGATACGGCCGAACTGCAGCTGCAGCAGCCGCATGTCGTCCGTCTCGAAACGCGCCCGCCGAACATCGAAGGCGAAGGCGAGATCACCATGCGCGATCTGGTCAAGAACTGCCTGCGTATGCGGCCCGAACGCATCATCGTCGGCGAAGTGCGCGGCCCGGAGGTGTTCGACCTCCTCCAGGCGATGAACACCGGTCACGACGGCTCCATGGGGACGATTCACGCCAATACCCCGCGCGAATGCCTCAGCCGTATGGAATCGATGATCGCCATGGGCGGTTTCAGCCTGCCGGCGAAAACAGTGCGCGAAATCATTTCCGGCTCCGTCGATGTCATCATCCAGGCCGCGCGCCTGCGCGACGGCTCACGCCGCATCACGCACATCACCGAAGTGGTCGGCATGGAAGGCGACGTCATCGTGACGCAGGACCTGATGGTCTACGATATGGAAGGCGAAGACGCCAACGGACGCATCATCGGCCGGCACAAGTCGACCGGCATCGGCAAGCCGAACTTCTGGGATAGAGCCCGTTACTACAATGAGGAACGGCGTCTGGCGGCAGCGCTCGACGCCATGGCGCAGTGA
- a CDS encoding CpaE family protein translates to MNAIDYEIGSAGPEDDGEPDQRVLGDMEQIRPLPRISIHAFCETDAVSRVMDRMAEDRRMSKVSLRINGGGIAAAARMFSQIPTPNLIIVETTASPHNLLDELSPLAEVCDPATKVIVIGHHNDINLYRELIRNGISEYLVAPVSMADVLRTVSGIFVDPQAEPLGRSIAFIGAKGGVGSSTIAHNCAFMISHLFDSETVLADLDLPYGTANIDFDQDPAQGIAEAVFTPERLDEVFLDRLLNKCSDKLSLLAAPSLLDRAYDFSGDAFLPLLEILQRTAPVTVLDVPHVWTDWARSVLSSADEVVITAMPDLANLRNTKNLLDALKKLRPHDKAPHLILNQVGMVKRPEIAPADFCEPLEMEAAAIIPLNVQLFGDAANSGRMISEIDGKSPVAETFSQIAHLVTGRATIKKEKKGGLGKVLGMLGRK, encoded by the coding sequence ATGAACGCGATTGACTACGAAATTGGATCGGCGGGACCGGAAGACGACGGTGAGCCGGATCAGCGTGTCCTGGGGGACATGGAGCAGATTCGTCCGCTGCCGCGCATCTCCATCCATGCTTTCTGCGAGACCGACGCCGTCAGCCGGGTGATGGACCGCATGGCCGAGGATCGGCGCATGTCGAAGGTCAGCCTGCGGATCAATGGCGGTGGCATCGCTGCTGCCGCCCGGATGTTTTCGCAGATCCCGACGCCCAACCTGATCATCGTCGAGACGACTGCCAGCCCGCATAACCTCCTCGATGAACTGAGCCCGCTCGCCGAAGTCTGTGATCCGGCGACCAAGGTCATCGTCATCGGCCACCACAATGACATCAATCTCTATCGTGAGCTGATCCGGAACGGCATTTCCGAATATCTGGTCGCTCCGGTGTCGATGGCCGACGTCCTGAGAACGGTGTCGGGCATTTTCGTCGACCCGCAGGCGGAGCCGCTCGGCCGCAGCATCGCCTTCATCGGGGCGAAGGGCGGCGTCGGGTCGTCTACGATCGCGCACAATTGCGCCTTCATGATTTCCCACCTGTTCGACAGCGAAACTGTCCTTGCCGATCTTGACCTGCCCTACGGCACGGCCAACATCGATTTCGACCAGGATCCCGCGCAGGGCATTGCCGAAGCCGTATTCACGCCGGAAAGGCTGGACGAGGTGTTTCTCGACCGCCTGCTGAACAAGTGCTCCGACAAACTGTCCTTGCTGGCGGCGCCGTCGCTGCTCGACCGGGCCTACGACTTTTCCGGAGATGCGTTCCTGCCGCTGTTGGAAATTCTCCAGCGCACGGCGCCGGTGACCGTGCTGGATGTGCCGCATGTGTGGACGGACTGGGCGCGCTCGGTCCTGTCGTCTGCCGACGAGGTCGTCATCACCGCGATGCCCGATCTCGCCAATCTGCGCAACACCAAGAACCTGCTCGACGCCCTGAAGAAACTGCGCCCACACGACAAGGCGCCGCATCTGATCCTCAATCAGGTGGGAATGGTCAAGCGACCGGAAATTGCGCCGGCCGACTTCTGCGAACCGCTCGAAATGGAGGCCGCAGCGATCATCCCGCTCAACGTCCAGCTGTTTGGCGATGCAGCGAACAGTGGCCGGATGATCTCCGAAATCGATGGCAAGTCGCCAGTCGCGGAAACCTTCTCGCAGATTGCCCACCTCGTGACCGGCCGGGCGACCATCAAGAAGGAAAAGAAGGGCGGCCTCGGCAAGGTTCTGGGAATGCTCGGCAGAAAATAG
- a CDS encoding CpaD family pilus assembly protein: MTKYSTSIRQDAEAETMVHKPSAYRFSRLLVASSMMAIAGLATSCGSMGDRIQTGSIPDDYRTRHPIALADVPHTLDLAIGTGDKALPIGSRDVLKGFAANFISSGGGTIQVALPQGAINSATATHLSKDIRRQLMTAGVSAPQIVTTVYDASSYEGAAPVHLTYNAVTAVTNTCGQWPKDLMADSMANRNWYNFGCASQNNLAAQIANPMDLVAPRGMTPIDAARRTTVIGNYRDGSSTASE; the protein is encoded by the coding sequence ATGACGAAATATTCCACATCAATCCGCCAGGACGCAGAGGCCGAAACCATGGTTCACAAGCCATCCGCTTATCGCTTTTCGCGCCTTCTCGTCGCCAGCTCGATGATGGCGATCGCCGGGCTCGCCACCTCCTGTGGCTCCATGGGGGACCGCATACAAACGGGCTCCATCCCGGATGACTACCGCACTCGCCATCCGATCGCCCTTGCCGACGTCCCGCACACGCTCGACCTGGCGATTGGCACCGGCGACAAGGCGCTTCCCATCGGATCAAGGGATGTGTTGAAGGGATTTGCGGCCAATTTCATCTCCAGCGGTGGTGGCACGATCCAGGTTGCGCTGCCGCAGGGCGCGATCAACAGTGCGACCGCCACCCATTTGTCGAAGGACATCCGCCGGCAACTGATGACCGCCGGAGTAAGTGCACCGCAAATCGTCACCACGGTCTATGACGCGAGCTCCTACGAGGGCGCGGCCCCCGTGCACCTGACCTACAATGCTGTGACTGCCGTGACCAACACCTGCGGCCAGTGGCCGAAGGACCTCATGGCCGACTCCATGGCGAACAGGAATTGGTACAACTTCGGTTGCGCAAGCCAGAACAATCTCGCAGCGCAGATCGCGAACCCGATGGACCTTGTTGCCCCACGCGGAATGACGCCGATCGACGCAGCCCGCAGAACGACCGTCATAGGCAATTATCGTGATGGATCCAGCACCGCATCCGAATGA
- a CDS encoding type II and III secretion system protein family protein, whose product MNMLKKSVRALLAGSLSLSLTLPGVTIGVTTVLVAPEAAYASSNVIKIGRYGPGATQRVKLGLNKAVVVDLPTDAHDILVSDPEMADAVTRTSRRIYLFGKTVGQTNVFIFGPNGEEITTLEIEIERDITGLEQNLSRFIPDSDIKVEIVSDNIVLTGTVRTPQDALQAEKLAEAFLKGGEATTRSSSAASSAQGGDVAIYEEDRQTSQIVNLLKIEGEDQVTLKVTVAEVTRSVMKQLGFSGALSGANAAIQYMNPTNLGSSINWAANAAVTGSVAGTDVGAYINAMERAGVMRTLAEPSLTAISGEDAKFYVGGEFRLASGQEIAEDGKVTRENTTTEYGIELNFTPVVLSPGRISLKIETNVSEPTFEDSFVTGATMRTPGVTYLGIRKREASTTVELPSGGSIVIAGLVRDDIRQAMSGLPGMSRIPILGTLFRSKDFTRNETELVIIATPYLVRPVARNALAKPDDNFNPASDQATFFLNRVNKVYGREEDTVQPGQFHGTVGFIYK is encoded by the coding sequence TTGAACATGTTGAAAAAATCGGTCCGCGCCCTCCTTGCCGGCAGCCTGTCTTTATCCTTGACCCTTCCGGGCGTCACCATTGGTGTGACCACCGTTCTTGTGGCTCCGGAAGCGGCGTACGCTTCGTCGAACGTGATCAAGATCGGCCGATACGGTCCGGGAGCGACACAGCGCGTAAAGCTCGGGTTGAACAAGGCCGTTGTGGTCGACCTGCCGACCGATGCCCATGACATTCTCGTGTCCGATCCTGAAATGGCTGACGCAGTGACCCGCACGTCCCGCCGCATCTATCTTTTCGGCAAGACCGTTGGCCAGACGAACGTGTTCATCTTCGGACCGAATGGCGAGGAGATCACCACCCTCGAAATCGAGATCGAGCGTGACATTACCGGGCTGGAACAGAACCTCTCCCGGTTCATCCCTGACTCCGACATCAAGGTGGAGATCGTCTCGGACAACATCGTTCTGACAGGGACCGTACGCACGCCGCAGGATGCGCTGCAGGCCGAAAAACTGGCCGAAGCCTTCCTCAAGGGCGGTGAGGCGACCACCCGCAGTTCGTCGGCCGCGAGCAGCGCCCAGGGCGGTGACGTCGCCATCTATGAGGAAGACCGTCAGACCTCTCAGATCGTCAACCTGTTGAAGATCGAGGGAGAGGACCAGGTAACCCTGAAGGTCACCGTTGCCGAAGTCACCCGTTCGGTGATGAAGCAGCTCGGCTTTTCCGGCGCGCTCAGCGGCGCCAATGCTGCAATCCAGTATATGAATCCGACCAACCTTGGCTCATCCATCAATTGGGCCGCGAATGCCGCGGTGACCGGTTCGGTCGCAGGCACGGACGTCGGCGCCTATATCAATGCCATGGAGCGCGCCGGCGTCATGCGCACCTTGGCAGAGCCAAGCCTTACGGCGATCTCCGGTGAGGACGCGAAGTTCTATGTCGGCGGTGAGTTCCGTCTGGCGTCCGGCCAGGAAATCGCTGAAGACGGCAAGGTGACCCGCGAGAACACGACGACGGAATACGGCATTGAGCTGAATTTCACGCCCGTCGTGCTGTCACCCGGTCGCATCAGCCTGAAAATCGAGACGAATGTCTCTGAGCCCACTTTTGAAGATTCCTTCGTGACCGGGGCAACAATGAGAACGCCCGGCGTCACCTATCTCGGTATCCGCAAGCGCGAGGCATCGACTACAGTCGAACTGCCGTCCGGCGGCTCCATCGTCATTGCCGGGCTTGTCCGCGACGATATCCGCCAGGCCATGTCCGGCCTGCCGGGAATGTCCCGCATCCCGATCCTCGGCACGCTGTTCCGCAGCAAGGACTTTACCCGCAACGAGACGGAACTCGTCATCATCGCCACGCCGTATCTGGTGCGCCCGGTTGCCCGCAACGCGCTGGCAAAGCCGGATGACAACTTCAATCCGGCCAGCGATCAGGCGACCTTCTTCCTCAACCGCGTCAACAAGGTCTACGGACGTGAGGAGGACACCGTTCAGCCGGGTCAGTTCCACGGCACCGTCGGCTTCATCTACAAGTAG
- the cpaB gene encoding Flp pilus assembly protein CpaB — translation MKPARIIILTVAVVAAGLAGLLVVNMVGRPPVIVQQAESLVQKEPTVDVLVTKENMPVGSRLNADNVEWMPWPQGSVAEGLITKAKSPDAVTALAGSVVRLPLFTGEPIRPEKIADSNSRILSSLLPAGKRAIATDITVSTGAGGFILPNDRVDVIMVRRDDNRNFQTRTILSNVRVLAIDQQIQEQEDGSKAVVGSTATLELTPDQAKVIAVAQQMADRLTLALRSVADAGEEDTSIPKGILNSGTGADSITVIKSGELATSSTTAAQSQ, via the coding sequence ATGAAACCTGCCCGCATCATCATATTGACAGTCGCCGTGGTTGCCGCAGGCTTGGCAGGGCTTCTCGTCGTGAACATGGTGGGCCGTCCGCCCGTTATCGTTCAGCAGGCTGAATCTCTCGTCCAGAAGGAGCCGACGGTCGATGTTCTCGTCACGAAGGAGAACATGCCGGTCGGCAGTCGCCTCAATGCCGATAATGTCGAATGGATGCCCTGGCCGCAGGGGAGCGTTGCCGAGGGGCTGATCACCAAGGCGAAGAGCCCTGACGCCGTCACGGCATTGGCTGGATCCGTCGTCCGGCTGCCGCTGTTTACCGGTGAGCCGATCCGTCCGGAGAAGATCGCTGATTCCAACAGCCGGATCCTGTCGTCGCTGCTGCCGGCCGGCAAGCGCGCCATCGCGACCGATATTACCGTGTCGACCGGCGCCGGCGGCTTCATTCTCCCGAATGACCGGGTCGACGTCATCATGGTCCGCCGTGACGACAACCGCAATTTCCAGACGCGGACGATCCTGAGCAACGTTCGCGTCCTGGCGATCGACCAGCAGATCCAGGAGCAGGAGGACGGCTCGAAGGCTGTCGTCGGCTCGACAGCGACGCTCGAACTGACACCGGATCAGGCCAAGGTGATCGCGGTTGCGCAGCAGATGGCTGATCGTCTGACGCTGGCATTGCGCTCCGTCGCCGACGCCGGAGAGGAAGACACGTCGATCCCCAAGGGCATTCTGAACTCAGGCACGGGCGCCGACAGCATAACGGTGATCAAGTCCGGTGAGCTAGCAACCAGCAGCACGACCGCTGCCCAGTCGCAATAA
- a CDS encoding prepilin peptidase: MITAAIFVVFPLCLAIAAFSDLFTMTIPNRASAILLATFLLMAVAMGLPWQQIGLHYAAGLAVFSVCFALFALNVMGGGDAKLLTAAAVWFGLTPSLVEFLIYVCYVGGAVTLTILVLRSQANAIMALGINLPSSILHAKKIPYGIAIGIGGFLAYPSSPLMVLVTQVH; encoded by the coding sequence ATGATCACAGCTGCAATTTTCGTTGTATTTCCGCTGTGCCTGGCAATCGCGGCCTTCTCGGATCTTTTCACGATGACCATTCCGAACAGGGCGTCAGCGATCTTGCTTGCAACGTTCCTCCTGATGGCTGTGGCCATGGGTCTCCCGTGGCAGCAGATTGGCTTGCACTATGCCGCCGGTCTTGCCGTGTTCTCGGTTTGCTTTGCCCTCTTTGCCTTGAATGTGATGGGTGGCGGTGACGCGAAGCTGCTGACCGCGGCTGCCGTCTGGTTCGGGCTTACACCGTCGCTCGTCGAGTTCCTGATCTACGTCTGCTATGTCGGAGGCGCGGTGACGCTCACGATCCTTGTTTTGCGCAGCCAGGCAAATGCCATCATGGCATTGGGCATCAACCTGCCGTCCTCTATCCTGCACGCGAAAAAGATCCCTTATGGAATTGCGATCGGAATCGGAGGGTTTCTCGCCTATCCGTCCTCGCCTCTGATGGTTCTCGTCACTCAGGTGCATTGA
- a CDS encoding Flp family type IVb pilin — translation MTKLFARFMKDESGATAIEYGLIAALISVAIITGASTLGNSLSNQFTNIAGKLNYSG, via the coding sequence ATGACCAAGCTTTTTGCACGCTTTATGAAGGACGAGTCCGGTGCGACCGCCATCGAATACGGCCTTATCGCCGCTCTCATCTCTGTCGCAATCATCACCGGCGCCTCGACGCTCGGTAACAGCCTCAGCAACCAGTTCACCAACATCGCTGGCAAGCTGAATTATTCCGGCTGA
- a CDS encoding pilus assembly protein N-terminal domain-containing protein, with the protein MRGHFIKSCLALTFALCGVGAASASDGDAMLTVYMNQARVLKLDRPVSKVIVGNSDVADATVADSKTIVLTGHAFGTTNLVLLDADGNAIFDERILVSIDEDNTVRVFRQTDRTVLSCTPNCETHAETGTTK; encoded by the coding sequence ATGCGTGGCCATTTCATAAAGTCCTGCCTTGCCTTGACGTTTGCCCTCTGCGGCGTCGGTGCCGCGTCGGCCAGCGATGGCGATGCCATGCTGACGGTCTATATGAACCAGGCGCGGGTTTTGAAGCTTGATCGCCCCGTCAGCAAGGTCATCGTCGGCAATTCCGACGTGGCGGATGCGACGGTCGCCGATTCCAAGACGATCGTTCTGACCGGCCACGCATTCGGCACGACGAACCTCGTCCTGCTCGACGCCGATGGCAATGCGATCTTTGACGAACGCATTCTTGTCTCCATCGACGAAGACAATACCGTCCGCGTTTTCCGGCAGACGGACCGCACCGTTCTGTCCTGCACGCCGAACTGCGAAACCCACGCCGAGACCGGCACCACCAAGTAG
- a CDS encoding phosphopentomutase: protein MARAFLYVLDSFGVGGAPDARIYGDSGANTLGHIAEACAAGAADRKGLRSGPLRLPNLSALGLMHIAEMACGRFPAGMEIPDRVFGLFGAANEVSRGKDTPSGHWEIAGLPVKFDWGYFPDKTQSFPAELIEAICQHAGVAGILGNCHASGTDIIARLGEEHIRTGKPICYTSTDSVFQIAAHEVHFGLDRLYHLSQIVRQLLDPLNIGRVIARPFIGEDASTFTRTGNRRDFSVPPPEPTLLDRAAKAGREVIAVGKVSDIFAARGVTAKIKADGNGALMSASLDLMENAPDGSLTFTNFVDFDMLYGHRRDVAGYAAALEVFDRQMPDVFRRLRPGDLVLLTADHGCDPTWRGTDHTRERVPVIAVGPNIQTRSIGIRNTYADIGETVARHLGLPAGRYGRSFL, encoded by the coding sequence ATGGCACGAGCATTCCTTTACGTTCTGGATTCCTTCGGCGTTGGCGGGGCACCCGATGCGCGCATCTATGGAGATTCCGGAGCAAACACGCTTGGCCATATCGCCGAGGCCTGTGCCGCCGGCGCGGCCGACCGTAAAGGTCTGAGAAGCGGCCCGCTGCGCCTGCCCAACCTTTCCGCTCTCGGCCTGATGCACATTGCGGAGATGGCCTGCGGCCGCTTTCCGGCCGGCATGGAGATCCCTGACAGGGTCTTCGGCCTCTTCGGCGCGGCGAACGAGGTGTCGCGCGGCAAGGACACGCCGTCGGGCCATTGGGAAATCGCCGGACTGCCGGTCAAGTTCGACTGGGGCTATTTTCCCGACAAGACGCAGTCCTTCCCCGCCGAGCTCATCGAGGCAATCTGTCAGCATGCCGGTGTCGCGGGTATTCTCGGCAATTGCCATGCATCGGGTACCGACATTATCGCCCGTCTTGGTGAAGAGCATATCCGGACAGGCAAGCCGATCTGCTACACGTCGACCGACTCCGTCTTCCAGATTGCCGCCCATGAGGTACATTTCGGACTGGATCGCCTGTATCACCTGTCGCAGATCGTTCGACAGCTGCTCGATCCGCTGAACATCGGCCGCGTGATCGCCCGTCCGTTCATCGGCGAAGACGCCTCCACTTTCACCCGCACCGGCAATCGCCGCGACTTTTCCGTGCCGCCGCCGGAGCCGACGTTGCTCGACCGCGCCGCCAAGGCCGGCCGCGAGGTGATTGCCGTCGGCAAGGTCAGCGACATCTTTGCGGCCCGCGGTGTTACCGCCAAGATCAAGGCCGACGGCAATGGGGCGCTGATGTCGGCGAGCCTCGACCTGATGGAGAACGCGCCGGACGGCAGCCTCACCTTCACCAACTTCGTCGATTTCGACATGCTGTACGGCCATCGTCGCGATGTGGCCGGTTACGCAGCCGCCCTGGAGGTGTTCGACCGGCAGATGCCGGACGTCTTCCGCCGCCTGCGGCCGGGCGACCTCGTCCTGCTGACGGCGGACCACGGCTGTGACCCCACCTGGCGCGGAACGGACCACACGCGGGAACGCGTTCCGGTCATCGCCGTCGGGCCGAACATCCAGACCCGATCGATCGGCATCCGCAACACATACGCGGATATCGGCGAAACCGTGGCGCGCCATCTCGGCCTGCCCGCAGGGCGCTACGGCCGAAGCTTTCTCTGA
- the upp gene encoding uracil phosphoribosyltransferase — protein sequence MDGVTVIDHPLVQHKLTIMRRKETSTASFRRLLREISTLLCYEVTRDLELTMETIETPMTEMQAPVLEGKKLVFASILRAGNGLLEGMLELVPSARVSHIGVYRDHETLKPVEYYFKAPEDISSRLIIVVDPMLATGNSSIAAVDKLKERGAKNIRFLCLLAAPEGVKNFTEAHPDVPVYTASIDSHLNEKGYIVPGLGDAGDRMYGTK from the coding sequence ATGGACGGCGTTACCGTTATCGATCACCCGCTCGTGCAGCACAAGCTCACCATCATGCGCCGCAAGGAAACCTCGACCGCCAGCTTCCGACGGCTGCTCCGGGAGATTTCGACGCTGCTCTGCTACGAGGTGACCCGCGACCTCGAACTGACCATGGAGACGATCGAGACACCCATGACGGAGATGCAGGCGCCGGTGCTGGAAGGCAAGAAGCTGGTCTTCGCCTCCATCCTGCGCGCCGGCAACGGCCTTCTGGAAGGCATGCTGGAACTCGTCCCCTCCGCACGCGTCTCGCATATCGGTGTCTATCGCGACCACGAGACGCTGAAGCCGGTGGAATACTACTTCAAGGCACCGGAGGACATCTCGTCGCGCCTGATCATCGTCGTTGACCCGATGCTTGCAACCGGCAACTCCTCGATTGCTGCCGTCGACAAGCTGAAGGAGCGCGGAGCGAAGAACATCCGTTTCCTGTGCCTGCTCGCCGCCCCCGAAGGCGTGAAGAACTTCACCGAGGCACATCCCGACGTTCCGGTCTACACCGCCTCGATCGACAGCCATCTGAACGAAAAGGGCTATATCGTTCCGGGTCTTGGTGATGCCGGCGACCGGATGTACGGAACCAAATAG
- a CDS encoding TIGR02281 family clan AA aspartic protease has protein sequence MIVRSIVIAAIAGVAALQVPSLMTSLTGQQPPEKTTAAAKTTATPASYGHSGRTEISAGQSGHFFARVLINGRPVDGMIDTGASSVAINETTARRVGIAGSDIDYKYTVGTANGQARAASVMLKEVQIGNVRVRDVEAMVLEDKALSGMLVGMSFMKKLQSYAVKDGVLQLVQ, from the coding sequence ATGATCGTCCGCAGCATCGTCATTGCCGCCATCGCCGGCGTCGCAGCCCTTCAGGTGCCGTCGCTTATGACATCGCTGACGGGGCAGCAGCCGCCGGAAAAGACTACTGCAGCCGCGAAGACGACTGCAACGCCGGCCTCCTATGGGCACAGCGGCCGGACGGAGATAAGCGCGGGCCAGTCCGGACATTTCTTTGCACGGGTCCTGATAAACGGCCGCCCCGTCGACGGCATGATCGACACAGGCGCCAGCAGCGTCGCCATCAACGAGACGACGGCACGACGGGTCGGCATCGCCGGCAGCGACATTGACTACAAATACACGGTCGGGACGGCCAACGGTCAGGCTCGTGCCGCGAGCGTCATGCTCAAAGAGGTGCAGATCGGCAATGTCCGGGTGCGCGATGTCGAGGCCATGGTTCTCGAGGACAAGGCTCTCTCCGGCATGCTCGTCGGCATGAGCTTCATGAAGAAGCTGCAGTCCTATGCCGTCAAGGATGGCGTCTTGCAGCTCGTGCAGTGA